ttccttttatttgaatttatagtTAGATCATATTCGCTCTCACTACTAGATAAGATCTTTATGGTAATCTCGTTTCTGCATGTTTGAGCATGGTAGCTTTATTAAAAGGCTTCGCATGGCTTAATGAGTAAAAAGTTTTTGTCTTATTAAAGCATCAAACGTAGATACTTGTAATGCATTTGATGATGTGTTTTTGAGAATAAAAAACCGCTATTGCTGTGTTGGTTATTTTGATTGTTATTTCTACAAGAACATCGACCCTCGTTTAAGCTTGTGTGATATGGTTCAATCTCCATTGATTAGAATAATTTATTTCTCTACTAATGCAAGGATAATGTCTTGTCCGAGAAGTTAAATATAGGGTAGTTGTGCGGCTTGCTGGCCAGTCACACTTTTAAAGCCTCAGGTAACGAAAGTCACCAGAGCTGTCGCGATAACCCCAGGCTGAGTTCCTGTTAACAAGGTTAATTACAGTTCCAAGTCGGCGTCCATTTTCTGTTCAGCTTAATATTCACTCTGTtttatttgttgatttgttttttttttaaaattaaaaatatagccGCTATTAAAGTGACACTAACGTGGGCGACTGGAATTCCTAttcaggggtcgtgggttcgagccccactgtgGTCACGACCACGCCTTTTTATATGACGCCAGTAATTTTAAGCGGTTTCTTGTTTTGAATAATTGTACCTGTTACGCCAAGAGCTTAAATGACAAACCTTTAAAATGCCTCTCCCAAGAAACCTGGAGTGGATGGCGTTTCTTGAGTTTTCTTAAATGACTTCGTCTGCCTACATTAAGTTCAAGGGGGTCAGTTTGATTttttactgaccgttccaaggcggtgtccctattttctagtgctttttgtctgtcttgtattttctgctgcgtatgttttcttgtttgttgtaagcgttttccCTCCTCCCCACTCCTCATTTTGCTACCTCTTTTCCCCTTACAATTATGCTACTTTTTGCCCCCCCTCCCGATTTATGTAAATTTTTGTGCCCTCCCCACTTtgttttggctgccggaatcctaagatgGTACACGAtctgttttttcctacttgtgtgggtgcgtttgtatgcttgtgagtctaaaacggtgccctactgttttcttatgtgctgcttgtttgtttttctatgttatttaagtgggtgtggttgtgtgtatATCTTTGGTACATAAGTGTTCACGCTAGCGTGGCTTTCGTTGTAGTATGACTGTTATTaaagaacgtggctttccctttgCTTATGAGTCCTTATTCAACTTTCACCTTCGGGTTCCTTCCCCCCATCCCTCCCCCATTTTGCCCCTAACCATTTCCTTTCCCACTgctatatttagcataaaataatttgtactagctggatgtttgaagcaacccgtttaaaataattttccattacagcttctttttgtagTTTGCCCACTTTGCAAATGTATGGCTCTGGGGCCGTGTTTTAGTGTTCTGTTCTTCCCAGaagtctacccttaccttttactTTTTGTACTTGCAACCAGGGCTAAAActaaactttttcttatgaaAAAATTGATTAGGGTTCACTGAACTTGGTCTGAGACATCCATTCAGGaccatctttaaatttttttgaaaggtTTTATTTGACGGTCACTTGACCGTATCTATGGTGGAGATTAATACCATTTTCTTCATTGCTTCTGGATTTAACTTTCGTTCTTTACGACTGGTTCTAGAATGTTGTCAGCTACTTGCGAGGaactttgttatatttatttaaggCCGCCTTTAGATTACTTGAATATTTAATATCAATTTAATGAGAGAGGGATAGCCGCAAAGAGGTGCACAACTATACACCTGCAAACAAAGTTTTCGAAGTTTATTTGTACGGTATTGGGACGTTTTAACAAATTATAAACACAATTAGTTTAGTATAGATTTAATGAGTGCATTTATTCTACAAGCATGACATTCAAACCCAAACAAATGCAAACACTCGACAAAGATGtgaatataataatttaaactaTAATAATACAATCTATAAATATAGGTTTAGACATAtatcatttcagaaatttataaaacttttcgAAATAGTAGGTAAGGAGTAAGACAAAAAGATATGTTTGCTAacggttgtcctctccttatCAAGAATTACCATTCAGCTATGTAATATAAGAAGAAGTATTAGATAAACTATACATCATACGAAACAGTTTAAACCTAAAATAAGCGAAAATTAGagcaaatataaaaacaacaaaaacaaaatatgaaaactcAGGTTGAACATGGAATTCAGGCGTTTCGATTGGACACGTTATTAGTGTAAATATAGAAttgtataacataattatattattcatttgattttatatttgcccCAGAAGAGGTTTCCTCTGGCAAATATGGGCGACACAGCGGGTATATTGTGCGACTATATCAATTCAGTCAAAACTGtctattacagcttctttttgttgtgggcctactttgcaaatgcgtagCTGTGTTTTTGATGCTTTCGAGAACTGTACCTTTACCTATTATCATCGTTAGGTAAAGTACGTTTATCTAATATTTAGTTATGCTTAAATCACTCCATCTTGGTTGAGCatccaggataggaaaatcaaactATGTAAACACCAGTGAACATCTGTCATGCATTATACACCAGGTAAGCATCAATAAGTGTCAATGATCTAAtaataaagtttgaacaaatccAATACATTATCAAAAtctgactgaccacctttaaattaattttcaacaACATGTATAAGATGTACTTGCGGCATTTTGATGTaacacaaacacatttaattgctTTAATATCAGTCTGAATATGTAAATGTTATCATGTACaatttgttataataaacaataatgattggattgtaaaatatctttatgaaatatgAGATAATCTGAGCCAAGATGTGACATTGATTAAAACTTTCACAATTTTGAATCTACATTTAACGCTTATTAACTTATTaagctggacacgactgatttaGCCTCTGCGACCAGTGTTGATCATAATCAGTCTGCATATCCATGAAGTCTGAAAATGATCTGccctattcgccattcagtcagtatattctTGTCTATCACCCTTTTTATGGGACCATCCAAACagaaggatggacaagttcattattaaaatttaacagggtaaagggTTAATAACGCTTTTTTCAGACATAAGCCTTATTTGCTGTTGGTGTAATAATGTGGCCGTAATATATTCCTATCCGGATGTATTAAACATTTTGGTTACAGTAAATGCTTTTACGCTATATATTGCTGTTACAGATATTCAGTTAAATTAAGATATGTACAATTGATTCTGATACATTAAATTTAGGACAGGTGAACTTGAACAAGTAAATGATGTGTTGCAGGAAATACAATGTTCCCTACGGTAAGATGACTACACTTATTTCAACTGCAGTATAAAGTAATGTTCaattaaaatatgtacaatttattCTGATACATTAAATTTTCAGAACAGGTGAACTTGAACAAGTAAATGAGCCgaactatgagaaaaccaacatagtggctttgcgaccagcttggatccagacaagcctgcgcatccgcccagtctggtcaggattcatgctgttcgcgaatggtttctctaatttcaataggctttgaaagcgaacagcatagatcctgaccagactgcgcgaatgcgcaggcttgtctggatccaagctggtcgcaaagccactatgtttgttttctcatggggcggctgAAATGAAGTGTGTTGACAGGAAATACAATGTTCCTTACGGTAAGATGACTACAATTATCTCAACTGTAGTATAAAGTAATGCTCTGATAACCGTCAatgatatatatacaatattgttcTACGTTTATAATTCATTATAACACataatgttttgattaaaaaatcCATATACTGTATAAAAATCTAACCTTATTGATTGCTTATAACATCTATAATTTATACGTATTAGTATTTTTAGTAACAGGTCATTTCAAATCTGGTgcgaaaataagagaaaaaatgtAATGATTACTAACTCATATAACAAGGAATTAATTCTGAAGAAATGACGCCAGCACCTTTTATAATGAgtccatatgacacatgagcttgTTATGTCGGATATTTGTACaaagttatataaaactatcCATGCAGAGATGGAAAAGCTGTTGTcagaacaacaaaaataataataataaaaaagcaacATAAAGTATTTTACAGACTAGGGGTCTTTGATGGGGAGCATGACACTTGTTTTCTATTTATTGGGAACTTTTCTGCCcaataatattgtaatccctcAAAGTATGGCAGAGTTCTGTACAGGTCGCGAAACAGACCCAATTAATGCCACGCTAATATTTGACCTCCAagagtgaccttaacctttcagTTAACGGGTATGAAAGTTGTGCATGATACCATGtcttattatgaaaaatgtttttgccaagaaatatttaaatcccttgatgaattgTTGAAATACTGATCAGATAGAAAAATAGTCTTGTTGATCTTGCACCTTCAAAGGTGACTTTTACCTTTGAGCTAAAGATCAGGGTTTTCGGTATGGCATGctgttttaaattgaaatatttttgccgAATACATTGTACTATTAAAATCCCATCagcaatggcagagttatagaccggacataAAACTGCGGAAGCACGGACGAAATTGCAGAATGAAAAGCGCATTCCTAAAGCCACAAAAACTGCTTTTAAgccggtaggggactaaaaagCATACTTAATTTATCTAACACCTAACATATTATGTCACATCTTTAATGAATGCAACAAAACGGATAAACGAACAAACAacctatatataatatatgttattgcaatgcatttttatctaaattgtGTACTATACCcatgaaatgtaatttaaattttctataatcAGGGATGAAAACAGGCCAATTCTACGGAAAACTTTTAGTAAATTTCACTGAAGATTTTCCtaactgttagaaaaaaaattatacaaacctaaaaacacttttaaaacttggacttacacacccggaatactatggagatgtagtttatataATTCGtacaattaaacaaatatttctaaaactggttaaaaagtttatcaaaagatgATACGATGCAAAAATCgtaaagcacagtgcatgttttgtgattgacccctctacagttaattgctacgctttcctatttgatggtgcaatgactaataaagtgtaagacaaTGGACgaagggagttgatttttgtcttataGTTTTCTTAGTGGTGCCCTtgaaagttaggctcttgttgctctgacttcagacaacctgttgagtacattggtgtagtTATACCTTAGAATtcctttaattttatgttttactttatctgttatttttgtactgatgttagagcctttctcagcgggatcttatttacattgtgttgtcttacttgttgaaaatagggtaggtgcgaggttggcatgccctaaacgcgttcaaccccccccccccccacacacacacactcacacttTCCTTTATATAGGgtattgaccgttccaaggcggtgtccctattttcaactgttttttttgtctgtcttgtattgtctgttgcgtatgttttcctGTATGTTGTAAGCATTTTTTCCTGCTCCTCAATCATCCCCCCTATTTCCCTCTCCTTTCCCATTGCAATTACGCTACTTTTTGCCTCCCTAGCCTCCCCCTATatgtaagtttttgtttttgcagCCGGAATCCTTCTgttttttcctacatgtatgGGTGCGGTTGTATGCTTGTGAGTAAAAACGGTGCCCTACTGCTTTCTTATGTGTGTGTTGCTTGGTCGTttatctatgttatttagttgggtgtggttgtgtgtttatgtTTGATACATGTGTAtttgcgctattgtggtttacgttgtagtatgactgttattaaggaacgtggctttcacTTTGCTTATGGGTCCTTGTTCTTCTTTCACCATCGGGTACCTTTCCCTCCTCCCCGCGACCacattttgccccttaccatttccttcccctccttCTATATtcagcataaattaatatgtacttgttggatgtttgaagcaacccgtctgaaatatttttccattacagcttctttctgttgtgggcctactttgcaaatgcgtggctctcgGGTTGTGTTTtaatgctctgtgcttccgagaataCATATTATCTTATGTATTTATCTGATGTTGTACATTATTAAAACTCATACATTTTGAAGGTAGTAATTTAAAACAATTCACATAGTACTAGAAGTATGATcaaattaaggtattggacccctaatagtaatgtttaaaaaatggcactTGTTTGTTACATTCTTCATGTTGACAATGTTTCGCACTGTGTCGcatattttaaacaacttttaccgtgccgttttttttgtaaattttgtataatttatggtatttcctcaagctcaagtagagaaaagtttcaatgtgatggccactatctaaaatgtttgcagaatTCGTTACAgcatttttttgtgataaaagaaacatcaaactattgttaaacaattatgaaacacaaaataaaactgtgaatatcatttttttagggtgcctcaagtacagatttaatgagacagaattctaactccaacattgaaaagtTAAAGTCGAATCCTGTGAGTCTGTtgtgaattttgctcacttctttcaaaaataaccttggggcagaagtaaaacctacctgcaattttccacaatatgtaatctaaagaatgaacgcaaaatagagaacttttaccgcatgtaactcagcaGTCAAAATAGGCTTATGGTAggaatttataataatttatattacgGGTCAAATACCTTAAGTTCTAACATGACTCagtttgattgccagttaaacataCAAGTGTGTCAAGCTCTGTTGACGCGCGGATCGGTAAGTGAGGATTATGAcgtccattatgacgtcaaattccCATATGACGTCCGATTCATTACTCCTCAAGTAAACGAAGTCCAGCATTGTATCATTCAAAATATTGCAACGAGAAATTTAGAATGAAAACAGTCAACACCTTCTTGTGGTTTATTGTCTTATTTACAacggttcatcattcagatgcttcagtatttaaccacaaGGACTAACGCCCTCATGATTAATTTCctgcacatctgaactctgaaccgtggtataTTAGATGACAAACCACAAACCTATCAAACAActcatccaaaaaaaaaaaaaaaggatagaagaaaaacattttctactATCACAGTTGTACTCACTTATATTATTTAAATTACTTAGGAATTTATCCAAACATTTGCATATCAGCTATTTAGAAACTGTCGCAAAgctattaaaacaaacaaaacctgtTTATTATCTTCTCTTCTTGAAGTTAAAATATTCGAAGGAATCATCTTTGATGGCAGTGTTTTACGTAATATTCCTTCATCAGTAAGTAACTAACTAAACAACAGccagaaaatatttcaacaaattttcttaaatgtacCACATAATTTTGTTGAAGATTTGAtctgtaaaaaaatgttaaacatgaAATATGATAGGTCTacataagttttgaaaaaaaagatgaatttatTGCTTTTTCTTCATgatttttcaattattcattcACATACACAATGGATATAAACTCTTTTATACGAAAATTAACGTTAAGGTTTTGCAACAGATAACAATCAAGATCacactgtttgcttttcagtttCACAGTGTGCACCTATCTGAATCTTTACTAGCTATAAAGCCCCAACTTCTTCGCTCAAAGATAccttttgttcattttattcaTGCACGCTTGTGTACTGGTCTGGAAATATAAATCATAAATCCTTTTGGGGATTTTAATCATCTTATTTTAAGATAAACCACCTCTTCCTACTTGAAAGCGCCATTTAAAGAAATAAGTCagtaaatcatttcattaaaacATACTGTAGTTAACTGACTAATACGTTTgcataatgttaaaaaatatttccaaacCTTAACGCTCGAATAAAGGAAACATAGTGCATAATATAGTATCATTATGAAACTGTTAACTCTTTTCAAaaagtttattttgatttttcaggATTTTTGTGTTCGGTTTAatgcaacaacaaaacaactagaaaacatatggcgacttttccggTTTTGATGACACCGGCAAAATCCCATGTGCCCTCCGAGTATACTTGTAGAAACTGGTTATCACCTGAGTAGTACCACAAATTtcccataagccagctggatggcattaTCATATGAAGAATGTTATACATAGAGCGAGTATTCAAACCCAAAGCGATGGTTGACAAATtgttcaaagtcagtgacctcaATCGGTCGGTCAAGAAGGTGCCGTTTTCCAGGAATTCATTGTCATGATTCGTACAATTTTTGAAATCCGTTTCAAAGTACATTGTATATCTCATGCTTCCATCGTtctaaagaaaatcaaaaaacgcTGAATAACGTATGTGCTGTGACAATTCTGTAGCAACTACCATGAGTTCAGTCTCACCAAATATCATTTTAACGTAAACAACACTCAGTTCATCGCTCTCTGGAAGGTGGACGACAACATCACCAATATATTCCGTATCATTTTCGTCTACATACATGGGATTCGGACGAGTGGATACATACATCTTCAATTTCATTTCTTTCTGACGCGGCCATAGAGTTGAATGTTTCCCTGATCTTGCATCGCCTACTCTTACATTTTCTCCCGCATATATATACGTCTTGAAGACATCTCTGCAGCGGTCTTTTCCATTGATGGTTACGCGACGAAATTCTGGATGAATGGAACTATCGAATAAAGGCGATGTGCATATGCCGTATGTGTATTTGGAAACGCAAGATGTTATAGCCAGTGGTCGGTGTCCAAAGATTACGGATCCTTTAAGAACAGCTTCCTCAGCTCTCTCAGGTATAATGATTTTCACAGAAGGAAATGCATTCTTGACAGCATTTTGTATTATCTCACAATTTGAAATTCCACCAACCATCAAAAATACACTCGTTCCTTTCACAGCCATGCCATCAAGCAGATAAGAGATATGTCTAACGATATTATCACAGCAAGGTTTGAAAAAACCATTCCAAACATCATTATCCATTCTAATTTTATCACGAAGCCAAGCTATTTTCCCATCATATTTAGATTCTCTTACTGCGGTTTGAATGTCTTTTCCTTTCTCTTTCTTGTATATGTCGTGAAAACAAGCCGGGACTTTGAGCGATATTGTCCCAGTAGACTTTTGGATTTGTTTCTTGATTTCCAATTCCCTTTGTAAGTCTAGATAATATTCTGTGTATTCATTGCAAAACTTTCTAAATACTTCCTCTCCGACGACCGATATGATTAACTGATAAAATTCTTCGTCAACTTTTGTACTAAACCATGATCCACCAGAAGCCTTGAATAATTCCTTCAGTCCATCATTACTCTGTTTTTCATGCACCGTTATGTCTACTGTGCTTCCTggtaataaaatttatatcttaaaataatttaGAACAGTGAGGGAAACTTCTTAACGCATTAATTTTGACGACCCTGTTACAAATTTGAAACTCCACATTATACTAGTGACATAATCTAGCAGTAGAACAAGAGCCCAGTTATACTTTGTTCaatataaattatggttaaaataCTTAAAGCCTGCAAAGGCCACTATCTACATTTGTAAGTGTAACATTGAGATACTTCAAAATATAATCTACCAATTTTTGATGATAGTTGATCGAAgttaatataaatgtaaaattagaaattacattgaaattaaaaGGAATAGCCcctattaaaaattttaatatcaaaaggGAGTAACGATTCATAAAAAAGTCCAATACATTTCTAAATGGGATCTAACTCTATGAAAttgatattattttcattaaataaaccTGTCACAgaatatactaaaaatgaaaagtGTAAAATATGGCGATAAATTATTTTGGCGTTTTCCTCGAGTCGTCCATGTTctgatatttaatgtgttttgTTTGCTCCTGATTGCATCTGTACATcaccatttattttaaaattaattacaaatgtataatgTTATTGTCTTGTAGTAAAGCaaaactgaaaatctttcaaTTGGTGTTGAAAGTTGGTGCTGATCTTTacattcatttataattttacccCCAACGTTTAGAAGATTTAATCAGAATTATGGACATCTAGATAATTTTAGAACAGCAACGCTTTCCTCAGCCATATCTTATAGATTTAACGCATTGCCAATTTGTGCTGATGTTTAATGTAAATGCTTGTATTTATTCATCTACACCTTGATGTTTGGTAGTTAAGTCTGTGTATACTCAAAGCTGAATGACTGCAAATGTTGTGTTATCAAAGGttcttcttttcattttgttaaaagtttgagaataataagcatttaataaaaagattattcaaCACTGCCTGGTACAATACGGCATATATCTGAACAAGAACCCAGTCGAAGAAACATACTGGATTTACTCTCATGGCCGTATTGTAGATGTACAGTCCGCTGATGATGATTTGTTTGTTGTCTTACTTGATATTGTGCGAGTCAATAAAGTTTCTACATAACTCACCTTCTAAATCAATAACCATATACTTTGTTCCAGCATGAATTGTTGCAAATCTGCGATCCCTTTCCAGGTCGATTGCTTGACAATATATCGACGCAGCCTCTGACTCAAGCACTATTGTCAAATTCTCATCTGCTATACCAGCCTGGGGAACAAAGCATGCAGTGATTCGTT
This genomic window from Mercenaria mercenaria strain notata unplaced genomic scaffold, MADL_Memer_1 contig_2024, whole genome shotgun sequence contains:
- the LOC128552088 gene encoding heat shock 70 kDa protein 12B-like codes for the protein MSRMKREFSCDQYYKSNGGKILVAAIHFGTTYSGYAFSFSYDSKNHPLNIRMSCFTGPTHSCSIKAPTAVLFDARKRFHSFGYEAEDKYYELAAENEHRDWYFFRNFKMKFCIEKAGIADENLTIVLESEAASIYCQAIDLERDRRFATIHAGTKYMVIDLEGSTVDITVHEKQSNDGLKELFKASGGSWFSTKVDEEFYQLIISVVGEEVFRKFCNEYTEYYLDLQRELEIKKQIQKSTGTISLKVPACFHDIYKKEKGKDIQTAVRESKYDGKIAWLRDKIRMDNDVWNGFFKPCCDNIVRHISYLLDGMAVKGTSVFLMVGGISNCEIIQNAVKNAFPSVKIIIPERAEEAVLKGSVIFGHRPLAITSCVSKYTYGICTSPLFDSSIHPEFRRVTINGKDRCRDVFKTYIYAGENVRVGDARSGKHSTLWPRQKEMKLKMYVSTRPNPMYVDENDTEYIGDVVVHLPESDELSVVYVKMIFGETELMVVATELSQHIRYSAFFDFL